The following are from one region of the Tachysurus fulvidraco isolate hzauxx_2018 chromosome 15, HZAU_PFXX_2.0, whole genome shotgun sequence genome:
- the LOC113639516 gene encoding tubulin epsilon and delta complex protein 2, with protein sequence MSSPVGEAIRLCRDEELKLTQTIRQYKDILRSMKTHVKDSSEAETSTSVKHDVPLEERQEVELLEQALKKAFKIRSSSAVSAIYQEKTFSSSIARNAPAVNDSDKRNPQKSSLTFEVKGSWQRGEQLKRIAARGDSAARQDVGKTVPLSQPTIKGKQSGIKPFLTQKTTRVNVQIKPCQMTRSSLEPDRGVKNAGVSSTEERTSSDQQIKMQSVASSPKEQWVPSPFLPSWQTQRAKKNKLWNKVLTRHSKAVPERDHSKKRLISTFPTEWASVHKATMEAELDVLTQLGLDLTHCYNAELQSHQMGWSPEPSTEKEYESLLMLAGLEKMMGLVIKEAGRLKKDWERKMAWWHGALCPLRSRVEWHISGQPCLPPLLAYSSKVELEDLHSLRLQVAQLKLEIHMHQAMCDALLYLISDSSSSGHLSATALRGVYSLLGEGGAQFPSLVLDIDSVQT encoded by the exons ATGTCTTCACCTGTGGGTGAAGCGATCAGACTCTGCAGAGACGAGGAGCTGAAACTAACCCAAACTATCCGACaatataaagacattttacGGTCCAT GAAAACACATGTGAAAGACAGCAGTGAAGCGGAAACGTCGACCAGCGTGAAACATG acgttCCTCTGGAAGAGAGACAAGAGGTTGAGCTCCTAGAACAAGCTCTGAAAAAGGCTTTCAAAATCCGCAGCAGCTCTGCAGTTAGCGCGATTTaccaagaaaaaacattttcaagtaGCATTGCTAGAAATGCTCCTGCTGTTAATGACAGCGATAAAAGAAACCCACAAAAATCCTCATTGACCTTTGAAGTGAAAGGAAGCTGGCAGCGTGGAGAACAATTAAAACGCATTGCTGCCCGTGGAGACAGTGCTGCACGGCAGGATGTGGGCAAAACAGTGCCTTTATCTCAGCCCACAATCAAAGGGAAGCAGTCGggaataaaaccttttttgaCGCAGAAAACTACAAGAGTCAATGTCCAGATAAAGCCCTGTCAGATGACCAGATCTTCCCTAGAACCAGACAGAGGTGTGAAGAATGCCGGTGTATCTTCTACAGAAGAGAGAACTTCTTCAGATCAACAGATAAAAATGCAAAGTGTAGCATCATCTCCTAAAGAGCAATG GGTGCCCTCTCCTTTTTTACCATCATGGCAGACACAACGAGCCAAAAAGAACAA GCTGTGGAATAAAGTTTTGACCAGACATTCTAAGGCTGTACCAGAGAGAGACCACTCCAAGAAGAGACTTATTAGTACT TTTCCCACAGAATGGGCTTCTGTCCACAAAGCAACCATGGAAGCAGAGCTGGATGTCCTTACGCAGCTAGGGCTGGACCTGACTCACTGCTATAACGCGGAGCTCCAAAGCCACCAAATGGGATGGAGTCCAG AACCATCCACAGAGAAGGAATATGAATCTCTACTAATGCTGGCAGGCCTGGAAAAAATGATGGGCCTGGTCATTAAGGAAGCTGGTCGCCTCAAAAAAG ATTGGGAGAGGAAGATGGCATGGTGGCATGGAGCATTGTGTCCACTGCGCAGTAGGGTTGAGTGGCACATCTCAGGGCAACCCTGTCTGCCCCCATTACTGGCCTATAGCAGCAAGGTAGAGCTAGAAGATCTGCACAGCCTGAGACTACAGGTAGCTCAGCTGAAGCTGGAGATCCACATGCACCAG GCCATGTGTGATGCACTCCTATATCTGATCAGTGATTCCTCCTCCTCTGGGCACCTCAGTGCTACAGCCCTACGTGGTGTGTATTCGCTTCTGGGAGAGGGAGGTGCTCAATTTCCGAGCCTGGTTTTGGACATCGATTCAGTTCAAACATAA